One part of the Sorangiineae bacterium MSr11954 genome encodes these proteins:
- the lepA gene encoding translation elongation factor 4 gives MPTPQEYIRNFSIIAHIDHGKSTLADRILDVTGAITEREARAQFLDKMDIERERGITIKAQNVRLKYTAKDGQTYQLNLIDTPGHVDFNYEVSRSLAACEGAILVVDSTQGVEAQTLANVYLAIDQGLEVLPVLNKIDLPSSDVAGTKQQIEDTIGLDCSEAISCSGKTGVGVAEILEQVVTKIPPPKGNPDGLLRATIFDSWYDSYRGAMVMVRVVDGTLRRGDKIRFMATKRDYEVTELGSFQPFPVALDEIGPGEVGFIAANIKSVHDTKVGDTVTLAGKPAEVPLPGFKDVKPMVFAGIFPTDSADYPDLRDALEKLHMNDAAFSFEPDSSEALGFGFRCGFLGLLHMEIIQERLEREFNLDLITTAPSVVYQVYKNDGTVVRVENPAKLPSPQYIDRIEEPIVKMSIHVPAEFVGGVLALCHDKRGVQKALTYSSSDRVIVTYELPFGEVLFDFHDKLKSISRGYASMDYELIGYNPDTLVKVDILVNGDPLDALSIIVHRERAQLRGRALAEKLKEFVPQQQYEVAIQAAIGGKIIARETVRALRKDVTAKCYGGDISRKRKLLEKQKEGKKRMKQVGSVEIPQKAFLAILKVD, from the coding sequence ATGCCTACGCCGCAAGAGTACATCCGCAACTTTTCGATCATCGCCCACATCGATCACGGAAAATCGACGCTGGCCGACCGCATCCTCGATGTCACGGGCGCGATCACGGAGCGCGAGGCGCGTGCCCAGTTCCTCGACAAGATGGACATCGAGCGCGAGCGCGGGATCACCATCAAGGCACAGAACGTTCGTCTGAAGTACACAGCCAAGGACGGGCAGACCTACCAGCTCAATCTGATCGACACCCCCGGCCACGTCGACTTCAACTACGAGGTGTCGCGCAGCCTGGCCGCGTGCGAGGGCGCCATCTTGGTGGTCGACTCGACGCAAGGAGTCGAGGCGCAGACCTTGGCCAACGTCTACTTGGCCATCGATCAGGGGCTCGAAGTTCTTCCGGTGCTGAACAAGATCGACCTCCCCTCGTCGGACGTCGCCGGCACCAAGCAGCAGATCGAGGACACCATCGGCCTCGATTGCTCGGAGGCCATCTCCTGCAGCGGCAAAACCGGGGTGGGCGTGGCCGAAATCCTGGAGCAGGTGGTCACCAAGATCCCGCCGCCGAAGGGGAACCCCGACGGCCTCCTGCGCGCCACCATCTTCGACTCCTGGTACGACAGCTACCGCGGGGCCATGGTCATGGTGCGCGTGGTCGACGGCACCCTCCGCCGCGGCGACAAAATTCGCTTCATGGCGACCAAGCGCGACTACGAGGTCACCGAGCTGGGCTCGTTCCAGCCCTTTCCGGTGGCGCTGGACGAAATCGGCCCCGGCGAGGTCGGGTTCATCGCGGCCAACATCAAGAGCGTGCACGACACCAAGGTGGGTGACACCGTCACCCTCGCCGGCAAACCGGCGGAGGTCCCCCTACCCGGCTTCAAAGACGTGAAGCCGATGGTGTTCGCGGGCATCTTCCCCACCGACAGCGCCGACTACCCCGACCTACGCGACGCGTTGGAGAAGCTGCACATGAACGACGCGGCTTTCTCCTTCGAGCCCGACTCCTCGGAGGCGCTCGGCTTCGGCTTCCGCTGCGGCTTTCTCGGCCTCTTGCACATGGAGATCATCCAGGAGCGGCTGGAGCGCGAGTTCAACCTCGATCTGATCACCACGGCCCCCAGCGTGGTCTACCAAGTCTACAAGAACGACGGCACGGTGGTGCGGGTCGAGAACCCGGCCAAGCTGCCCTCGCCGCAGTACATCGACCGCATCGAAGAGCCCATCGTCAAGATGTCGATCCACGTGCCGGCGGAGTTCGTCGGCGGCGTGCTGGCGCTCTGCCACGACAAGCGCGGCGTGCAAAAGGCGCTCACGTATTCCAGCTCGGACCGGGTCATCGTGACCTACGAGCTACCGTTCGGCGAAGTGCTCTTCGACTTCCACGACAAACTGAAGAGCATCTCGCGCGGCTATGCCTCGATGGACTACGAGCTGATCGGCTACAACCCCGACACCCTCGTCAAAGTCGATATCCTCGTCAACGGCGATCCGCTGGACGCGCTCTCCATCATCGTGCACCGCGAACGCGCCCAGCTGCGCGGCCGCGCCCTGGCCGAAAAGCTGAAAGAGTTCGTGCCGCAGCAACAATACGAAGTGGCGATTCAAGCCGCCATCGGCGGTAAGATCATCGCCCGCGAGACCGTGCGCGCGCTGCGCAAAGACGTGACGGCAAAGTGCTACGGCGGTGACATTTCGCGCAAGCGTAAGCTCCTCGAGAAGCAGAAAGAGGGCAAGAAGCGCATGAAGCAGGTCGGCAGCGTGGAGATCCCGCAAAAGGCGTTTTTGGCGATTCTCAAGGTCGACTGA
- a CDS encoding SRPBCC family protein, which translates to MASIRKEVVINARPESIWSAARDFGALHRRLVPGFVTDARLDGDARIVTFSNGAVARERLVDLDDETRRLAWTVVESPFGLEHHNGVLQIFDEGEDQSLVVWTADLLPNDPASTIDGFMERGLEVMKRTFERPGSRS; encoded by the coding sequence ATGGCATCCATCCGCAAAGAAGTAGTGATCAACGCACGGCCGGAGAGCATCTGGTCGGCGGCCCGCGACTTTGGAGCGCTGCACCGGCGGCTGGTGCCGGGGTTCGTCACCGACGCGCGCCTCGATGGCGACGCCCGCATCGTCACGTTCTCCAACGGCGCGGTGGCGCGGGAGCGGCTGGTCGACCTCGATGACGAGACGCGGCGTTTGGCGTGGACGGTGGTCGAGTCCCCGTTCGGGCTCGAGCATCACAACGGCGTCTTGCAAATCTTCGATGAAGGCGAAGACCAGAGCCTGGTGGTCTGGACGGCCGATCTGCTCCCCAACGATCCGGCCAGCACCATCGACGGGTTCATGGAGAGGGGGCTCGAGGTGATGAAGCGGACCTTCGAGCGGCCGGGGTCGCGTTCGTAG
- a CDS encoding LysR family transcriptional regulator, giving the protein MESWDDLRFFLAVARHKTHAAAANALQVDATTVGRRIRALEEQFDSRLFARTPNGLALTEAGLALAPHAERMESQVLAAEGALGGVDSRLEGVLCLTAGEGLSSYVLAPKLLEFRREHPAIRIEIRAENRTLDLSRREADVAVRLFRPKERSLVARRIGNLTLAVYGSRDYLQRRGRPRKLRDLAAHDWVGFDPSLDRTPPSKWMRRHVPAERWVLRSNTTTVVLSACAAGHGLGLLPSAYVPFYPTLEHVVPQVAVRAEIWAVTHPDIYPSARIKALLAWLGRALPSDEPATTNATPAARRSASSPRAPSP; this is encoded by the coding sequence GTGGAATCCTGGGACGATTTACGCTTTTTTCTCGCGGTCGCGCGCCACAAGACCCACGCCGCGGCAGCCAACGCGCTGCAGGTGGACGCCACCACCGTCGGCCGCCGCATCCGCGCGCTCGAGGAGCAGTTCGACTCGCGCCTCTTTGCGCGCACGCCGAACGGGCTCGCCTTGACGGAGGCCGGCCTCGCGCTCGCGCCGCACGCCGAGCGGATGGAGTCGCAGGTGCTCGCGGCGGAGGGCGCGCTCGGCGGGGTGGATTCGCGGCTCGAAGGGGTGCTCTGCCTCACGGCCGGCGAAGGGCTCTCGAGCTATGTGCTCGCGCCGAAGCTCCTGGAGTTCCGGCGCGAGCACCCCGCCATCCGCATCGAGATCCGCGCGGAGAACCGCACCCTCGACCTCTCGCGCCGCGAGGCCGACGTGGCGGTGCGGCTGTTTCGACCCAAGGAGCGCTCGCTCGTCGCCCGCCGGATTGGAAACCTCACCCTGGCCGTGTACGGCAGCCGCGACTACCTCCAGCGCCGCGGCCGCCCTCGAAAGCTCCGCGATCTCGCCGCGCACGACTGGGTCGGCTTCGACCCCTCGCTGGATCGAACGCCGCCGTCGAAGTGGATGCGCCGCCATGTGCCCGCCGAACGCTGGGTGCTTCGCTCCAACACCACCACCGTCGTTCTCTCGGCCTGCGCCGCCGGCCACGGGCTCGGCCTCCTCCCCAGCGCCTACGTCCCCTTCTACCCCACGCTCGAACACGTCGTTCCCCAGGTCGCGGTACGCGCCGAGATCTGGGCGGTCACCCACCCGGACATCTACCCGAGCGCGCGCATCAAGGCGCTCCTCGCATGGTTAGGCCGTGCCCTACCCAGCGACGAACCCGCCACTACGAACGCGACCCCGGCCGCTCGAAGGTCCGCTTCATCACCTCGAGCCCCCTCTCCATGA